From the genome of Pseudomonadota bacterium:
TCGCCAGCCGAGGGCGGTAAATGGCAGCAATTGGCCAATAAGTGTTTGTTATATATAATAAACTTCCGTCAAACGCTTGCCAATCACGACCGACCTGTGTATGTTCTCCGCTCCCGAATTCGATGCGAAATTGCGAGAAAACGCACGCTTTTTAACTAAATTCTGAATTACATTTGCTGCGCGGTGGGCGTTTCGTCCGTGCGCAGCCTTCATTGTCTGACGCTCGCTGAAGGCCACAACACGATAGGAACGACGAGCAGGGTTAGCTCGGCGTTCTCCATTGCGATACAGGGTTTGCAGATCACACATGCCGATACGGATATTCAATAATTACATTCACCGCCAAGTGTTTTATCTCGCCGTTGTCGAGACGCTTATGATGATCGGAGCGGTGTACCTTGGCGCTCGGCTTCGTTTCGGGGGCCGCCTTGATGCTATTTTCGACTCGATCGGCGCGGTATGGCCGCGCGCTTTGCTTATCGCTTTAGTTGTTCTGGCCAGCATGGTGGCCATGGGGCTCTATCACGGTCGCCTACGCACCCGAATGAGCGGCATTGCCGTACGGGTGGTGGCCAGCTGCGTCGCCGCGGGAGCGGCCCTCGCGCTGTTGTTCTATATCTTTCCAGGGTTGTATCTCGGTCGCGGTGCGCTGGCGATCACCATGCTTCTGATCTTGATTGGGTTGCTGCTCACTCGCGTTATGTTTCACAACTTAGTGGATGGCAGCGTCTTTCGTCGCCGTGTACTGGTCTATGGCGCAGGCGAAAAAGCGGCCAATATAGTGGGGCTGCGACGGCGATCCGACCAGCGTGGCTTCAAGGTGATCGGATTCTTGCCCGCGGAGAACAACGAACGGCACTCGGTAGATCAAGATAAACTGCTCAAGCCTTCGGGTACCATAGCGGAGTTGGCACACGAGCATCGGATCGATGAAATCGTGGTCGCCATTGATGACCGTCGGCGTGGGTTTTTGGTTCAAGAGCTTCTCGAGTGCAAGCTCAACGGAATTGGCGTGATCGACGCCATGTCGTTCTTCGAGCGAGAGACCGGCAAAGTCAAACTCGATCTTCTGTATCCGAGCTGGATGATTTTCTCAGAAGGCTTTTCACGGAATCCGCTTCGAGTATTAACCAGTCGCGTGTTCGATGTGCTGGCGGCGTTGTTTTTACTGTTTCTCACTTGGCCGGTGATGCTCATCGTGGTGTTGGCCATCTGGTGGGAAGACGGCCTGGATGCGCCCATTATTTATCGTCAACAGCGGGTAGGCCTGCGCAACTCCGTGTTCGATGTCATGAAGTTTCGCAGCATGATCGCCGATGCTGAAAAAGATGGTGTCGCGAAATGGGCGGAAAAAAATGATAGTCGCATAACGCGTGTCGGCTCTGTGATTCGCAAGTATCGAATCGATGAGCTACCGCAGATTTTTAATGTATTGCGTGGCGACATGCGTTTTGTCGGTCCCCGCCCTGAGAGACCAAGCTTTGTGGAAGAGCTGAGTCACGCCATCCCGTACTACAAAGAACGGCACACCGTGAAACCGGGGATTACCGGTTGGGCACAACTGTGTTACGACTACGGTGCATCCAGCGAAGATGCGCTGGAGAAGCTTCAATACGATCTGTACTACGTTAAGAATCACAATATGTTGTTTGATTTGCTCATTCTTCTGCAGACCGCCGAAGTGGTCTTGTGGAAATCCGGCGCGCGCTAATCGTCTAGCGCGCGGTGTCCAGCCCAGGAGTGTGGCGTGATTAACCTCGGTTTTGGCAGCTACCTGCTCGGCGCGGTATTCCATCTGGCGCTCGCCGTGTTTGTGCTTGCGCGTTGGGGCAATCGACCTGGCAGCCGCCAATTTCTCATAACCGTACTGCTCAATGCAGTGTGGGCGGGCGTACTCACCCAATTTACCGGCCCGAATCGACTCGAAGACCTGCTGTTGGTGGTCATCGCCGAGCTGGTGCGGATGGTGTTGTGGCTGCTGCTCGTGTGGCGATTTTTGTTTGGCGACGACCGGCGTCAATGGCCTCGACAAACCGCCTATTACGTTCATGGCACGTGGGTGCTGGTTGTGCTGTTGAATGTGGTCGTCTTAATCACCGCGGCCACCGGTACGCCGTTCATGACGGGCGCGACTAGCTACTTGATGAGCATGTTCGTGCTGTCGATCGTTGGCTACCTCCTTGTGTATCAGTTTTATCGCAACAGCACGGTCGATGAGCGTTGGCAAGTTAAGTTCTTCTGTCTCGGCGTCGGTAGTCTGTTTGTCTACGATCTGTTTGTCTTTTCCCTGGGCGTACTGTTTCGAGGTCTGGCGCAGGACTTGTGGGATGCCCGTGGTGTGGTTAATGCGGTGGTTGCCGGACTACTCGCCGTGGCCGTTGTGCGCATGCAGGCCCCCAGCAAGGAGGTGACCCTGTCGCGCAAGGTCGTGTTTTATTCGACCGGCATGCTCGGGGTCGGCCTCTATCTGGTCGCGATTGCGGTAGGCGGCTATTTCATTCAGGTCGTTGGTGGCGACTGGGGCACCTTTGCACTCATTGTCTTCCTATTTATTGCACTCATGCTGCTGGCCATTGTGTTGTTTTCGGGCCAAGCGCGGGCGCGACTTCGGGTGTTTCTCGAAAAGAACTTTTTCCACTATCGCTACGACTACCGACGGGAATGGCTCAATCTCACGCGCTCGCTGTCGGCGAATAACAACGAAGAGGGTTTGCCGCTTCGCGCACTTCGTGCGGTGAGCAACATCGTGCAAAGTCCTGGCGCTACCTTGTGGCAGCTTGGGCCCAACGGCTACAGCGTGCGGGAAGCGTGGAACATGAGTGATTACGCGGGTATCGTCGAGGCAACGAATTCGTCTTTTTGTGCTCGAATCGGCCAGCGCGAGTGGATAGTTGACAAGCATGAGCAGGAGCGAGAGGTTGACCAGATGGGGCTGCCCGCGTGGTTCGCCGACGACCCAAAAGCATGGCTGACCATTCCGCTGATTCACAATGAGGAGCTGATCGGCTTTATGGTGTTGGCGCGCTCCATGGCGGTGAACGAGCTCACCTGGGAAGACCGCGATCTGTTAAAATCAGTGGGTCGGCAGGTTGCCAGTCACCTGGCGCTGCATGAGTCAGCTCAGGAACTGGCACAAACCCGGCAGTTTGAAGCCTACAATCGATTGGTTGCCTTTTTAATGCACGATCTCAAAAACCTGATCGCGCAGCAGTCGCTGGTGGTTCGCAATGCGGCGAAGCATAAGGGTAACCCCGAGTTCATTGATGACGCCATTGCGACGGTCGATAATTCGGTCAATCGGATGAATCGAATTCTTGACCAACTTCGCCGCGGCGAACAGGGCGGGGATGTGCGGGTGGTCGAGGTGGCGCGCCTGTGTCACGCGGTGATTGACGCGACCCATGAGCGTCAGCCGATCCCGGTGCTGGTTGATGCTCCGGAATTACGGGTGCGCGTAGACCGCGAGCGGCTGCTGATGGTGATGGTGCATTTGGTTCGAAATGCCCAAGATGCCACGTCGGCTGACGGATCTGTGACGTTGGTCGCCCGTAAGGAGGGCATAAACGCTATCATTGAGGTCAGTGATAATGGGAGCGGCATGAGCCCCGATTTTATCCGCGAGCGTCTGTTTGTACCGTTTGATACGACCAAAGGTGTTAAGGGCATGGGCATTGGCGTGTATCAGGCGCGAGAGTTTGTGCAGTCGGTCGGCGGCGAGCTACAAGTGGATAGCGAAGTCGGTGCCGGTTCCACGTTTCGACTTGTCATGCCGCTCGCCGAACACTCGGATTAACGTCGTTCTGAAATTGCAGGAGCAATGCATTGACAGCTAATCGTAAATTACTTGTGGTGGAAGACGACCCCGGTATTCAAAGCCAGCTTAAGTGGTGTTTTGAAGATTACGAGGTGATCTTTGCGGCCGACCGCGAGTCGGCGATTAACGAAATACGGCGCCATGAACCGCCCGTTATTCTTCAGGACCTCGGGTTGCCGCCCGACGCCGAGGGTGTGAGCGAAGGCTTGGCGACACTGGATGAAACGCTGAGGATTGCGCCACACACCAAGGTCATCGTGGTGACCGGTAACGGCGATACCAACAATGCGGTTAACGCTGTTGCGGCGGGGGCCTACGATTTTTACAGCAAACCCATTGATACCGATGTGCTGTTGCTGTTAGTGCAGCGCGCTTTTCATATTTACGAGCTCGAGCAGCAGCATCGCAATTTGATGAACACGACGGATTACTACGCGCTCGAGGGCATTATTGCCACAAGCGATACGATGTTGAAAGTGTGTCGTCTTATCGAAAAAGTGGCGCCGACCAACGTCACGACGCTGCTGCTTGGCGAAAGCGGCACCGGTAAGGAGCTGCTAGCGCGCGCGGTGCACAGTTTGAGTCCCCGTAAGAAAGAGCCGTTTGTGGCGATCAACTGCGCGGCAATCCCAGAAAACTTGCTTGAGAGTGAGTTGTTCGGCTACGAGAAGGGTGCCTTTACCGGCGCCGCCAAACGCACGGAAGGCAAGATCGAATTCGCTAATGGCGGCACGCTGTTTCTTGATGAAATTGGCGATATGCCGATGCAACTGCAAGCCAAACTACTGCGATTCCTACAGGAGCGTGTGGTCGAGCGAATCGGCGGGCGCACGGAGATTCCGGTTGACGTGCGGGTGGTGTGCGCCACTAACCAAAATTTGCAAACGTGCATTAGCGACGGACGGTTCCGTGAGGATTTGTTCTATCGTATCTCAGAAGTCACCTGCAATATTCCGCCGCTGAGGGAGCGCGAAGGTGATCCGGTCATTCTTGCGCGCGTGTTTTTGCAAAAATTCGCTGAGCGCCACGGCCGGCCGATTCGTGGTTTTACACAAGACGCGAACAATGCCATTGAGGCGTACGATTGGCCGGGCAACGTTCGCGAGCTTGAGAACAAAATTAATGGCGCGGTAATCATGGCCGACGGTAAGCAGGTAGACGCAGACGATCTCGGTCTACTCGTACAAGAAGCCGGGCCGGATCAGCCGCTGAACTTGCGCGCGGTTAGACAAGCCGCCGAGCTTAAAGCACTGCGACAATCGCTCGCGCGCACCGATGGGAACATTTCGAAAGCAGCCGAACTGCTGGGCATCACACGCCCGACCTTCTATGACCTCATGCAGCGTCATGGCATGGGCGACAATAACTCTTCCTAAAGGCAAACAACTATGAACAGGGTACGTAAACTGATTTCCGGCGCGGTGTTGCTGATGCTCATCGGCGTAGCGAGCGGCTGTGGTGAAAGTAAAACGGAAGAGCAGCGCATGGCGGATGCCGCTGTGGCCTATGAAAATGGCCAATACCGAGCGGCACTGATCGAGCTGAAGAACGTTCTTCAGGAAAACCCGAACAACAAAGACGCGCGTGTATTGCTGGCCAACACGTCGATCAAAATTGGCGACGCGGATTCAGCAGCAAAGGAACTTGAGCGCGCGGCGCGACTTGGCGCAACACCTCAGGAAATCTACGCACTGCAACAGCGCACTTGGCTCAAGCTCGGCAGCTTTCAAGAGCTCATTGATAATTTTTCCGATGTAAAAGCCAGTGGTGATGAAGAGCGGGCAGAAATGCAGCTGCTCTTTGCGAAGGCGCAGAATGGACTCGGCAACACCGACATCGCGCAACAACGCTATCGAGCCCTTGCCGATAGCGACGCAAATCCGCGGTGGCGATCGGAGGCGCTGATCGGTCTGTCATTGTTAGCCCGTACCGAGGGGAACGTGGAGCAGGCCATCGCGCTTGGCGAGCAGGCGTTGGCACTGTATCCAGAGTCGGCGTCAGCCCCAATTGCGCTAGGCCAAATCGCCATTTCACAAGCGCGTTTTGACGACGCATATGCCTTTTTTAAACAGGGTCAAGAGGCCGCGGGGTTGACCGAGGAAGAGCGTTTCCTAATGTTGTCCGGCGAGTTGGAGGCATCGATTGGTACGGGCGATATTGAAACCTCGAAGGAGGTCGCGAATCGTCTGTTTGCGTTCGCACCAGAGCACCCGATTACCTCGTACTTGTTGGCGCGTGTCGCCTATATCGCCGGTGATAAAGAACTCGCCTTTGAAAGTACGCAAAAGGTATTGTCCAAGTATCCCAACTTTATTCCCGCCCAATTCTTGCAAGGTGCGCTGTCGCTCGAACGCGGAGAAAACCCTCAGGCTGAGATGTTTTTATCCAACGTAGTCGCCGCGCAGCCGAATAACTTCGAGGCGCGCAAACTCCTTGCGGAGTCGAACATTCGCCTGGGCAACGCCAGTCAGGCTGCACAAATTTTGCGCGACGGGATCGCCTTAGGGCCGGGAGCCGAGGAGCTCATGAGTATGCTTGGGCGCGTGAATATCCGGCTGGATAATTCCAGTGACAACATCGCCCAATTGGAACAATCGCTAGAGCGCAATCCAGACAATGAGCAAACCCGACTGACCTTGATTGCTGCGTACATCGCCGCAGGCAGGGCGGATGAAGCGCTGGCTTTAAGCGAGTCAAGCACGTCGGAGGCGGTCACGCCCGAGCGTCAAGCGACGATCAAATTCATTGCCGCCCTTCAGGCCAAAGACCGACAGGCGGCGAACGCGCAGGCCGATATAATTTTGTCGACCTGGCCGGACAACCCGCGCACACACAACATGATCGCCAGCTGGTATTTATCAGAGGGCATGATTGTCAAAGCGCGTTCGACGTTGGAAAACGCGTTTGCGCGCAACCCAGATTTCACAGGATTGTTGACCAACCTGGCCAAGCTGGATGCGCAAGAAGGCAAAATTGCCGACACGAAAACACGTTATGAAGACTTTTTGTCCAGGAACCCCGACAACGTTGACGCATGGGTGTCGTTTGCGTCCATTTACATGGTCGAAGGCGACGAACAGGGCGCGCTTGATGTGTTGAAACGAGCGCGTGCTGCGGCACCCAATGAGTACATGCCGTTGGCTGTCCAAACACGTGTCCTATTGACCTTCAATCGGGTGCAGGAAGCGCTGGAGGTCGCCGAGCAGGCCGCCACACAGTTTGAGAGTGTTGCCGTTACTCAGTTTATTTATGGGCGCGCGTTGTTCGAAGCCCAACAGTATGATCTCGCGCTCGAGTTCATTAAGAAGGCCGATAGTTTGCGGCCGGGCGATCCGGAGATTGTGACGTACCGCGCGCGTACCCAGGCGCGAATGCAGCGGTTTGCCCAGGCGAAAAAATCGTACGAGGAGTTATGGGCGCTGGTGCCAGGAACGATCGAAGCCGCGCAGAGTATCGCGCTGTTAGAACTTCGCAGTGGCAACACGGCTGCCGCCAACGAGATGCTCGATGCGCTCAAAGAAGCTCGTCCAGATGATGTGCGCGTGATGATTGTGGAAGGGGACATCAAGGCCGAGTCTGGCAACTTTCGAGACGCCTATCGCCTTTACGATCAGGCCTATGCGAAGCGACCCTCGCTGGATCTGACGCTCAAGTTGGATCGAGCTGCCGCGCGAATGGGGCAAGACGGCTTGCCGGTCATCGAGCGCTGGCTTAATCAAGCTCCCGAGGATGTCGCTGCGCGGTTGGTTTACGCACAGCGTTTGCAGCAACTGGGTCGAAGCAACGATTCGATCCGTCAATACGAGGCCGTGATTCAGCAGCGATCCGACGATGCCATCGCGCTCAACAATCTGGCCTGGCTCTACTTTGAAAGCGGTGCCAGCGACACGCAGGGGCGAGCGATCGAATTGGCTGAGAGAGCCTATAACTTGCTACCCAACAATCCGCAGATAGCGGATACGTACGGTTGGATTCTGTTTCGCTCAGGTGAAGTCGCTGAGAGTCTTCGCGTGTTGGGTCTTGCGGAGTCGGCCGCGCGCGACCAGGGCGTGCCCGACGCCCGGGACATCGCCTATCATTACGCGGCGGCACTGAATGAGTCGGGTGATCGCAGTCGAGCCCGTCAAACGCTGCGCACCATATTGAGTGATGAGTCGCCGTTTCAGAGTCGCGAGAGCGCGCAGCAGTTGTTTGACAGCCTAGCGCGTCCTTGACACATCGTGGGCGGGCCAAACCGCCTTACTGCGTCATGTTATCGCGTTCAACGTGTCGGTTTCGAGGCGGTGTGTTGGGATGGGGTCGCGGTGTCGGTTGCGACCTGATACCTAGCGCGGCACCAGCTGGCTTGTCGCGCGTTGATCGCCCGGCGCGAGTTGCAACTTGAGCGCTCTGATCGGACTTGGACCCAG
Proteins encoded in this window:
- a CDS encoding TIGR03013 family XrtA/PEP-CTERM system glycosyltransferase — encoded protein: MPIRIFNNYIHRQVFYLAVVETLMMIGAVYLGARLRFGGRLDAIFDSIGAVWPRALLIALVVLASMVAMGLYHGRLRTRMSGIAVRVVASCVAAGAALALLFYIFPGLYLGRGALAITMLLILIGLLLTRVMFHNLVDGSVFRRRVLVYGAGEKAANIVGLRRRSDQRGFKVIGFLPAENNERHSVDQDKLLKPSGTIAELAHEHRIDEIVVAIDDRRRGFLVQELLECKLNGIGVIDAMSFFERETGKVKLDLLYPSWMIFSEGFSRNPLRVLTSRVFDVLAALFLLFLTWPVMLIVVLAIWWEDGLDAPIIYRQQRVGLRNSVFDVMKFRSMIADAEKDGVAKWAEKNDSRITRVGSVIRKYRIDELPQIFNVLRGDMRFVGPRPERPSFVEELSHAIPYYKERHTVKPGITGWAQLCYDYGASSEDALEKLQYDLYYVKNHNMLFDLLILLQTAEVVLWKSGAR
- the prsK gene encoding XrtA/PEP-CTERM system histidine kinase PrsK; protein product: MINLGFGSYLLGAVFHLALAVFVLARWGNRPGSRQFLITVLLNAVWAGVLTQFTGPNRLEDLLLVVIAELVRMVLWLLLVWRFLFGDDRRQWPRQTAYYVHGTWVLVVLLNVVVLITAATGTPFMTGATSYLMSMFVLSIVGYLLVYQFYRNSTVDERWQVKFFCLGVGSLFVYDLFVFSLGVLFRGLAQDLWDARGVVNAVVAGLLAVAVVRMQAPSKEVTLSRKVVFYSTGMLGVGLYLVAIAVGGYFIQVVGGDWGTFALIVFLFIALMLLAIVLFSGQARARLRVFLEKNFFHYRYDYRREWLNLTRSLSANNNEEGLPLRALRAVSNIVQSPGATLWQLGPNGYSVREAWNMSDYAGIVEATNSSFCARIGQREWIVDKHEQEREVDQMGLPAWFADDPKAWLTIPLIHNEELIGFMVLARSMAVNELTWEDRDLLKSVGRQVASHLALHESAQELAQTRQFEAYNRLVAFLMHDLKNLIAQQSLVVRNAAKHKGNPEFIDDAIATVDNSVNRMNRILDQLRRGEQGGDVRVVEVARLCHAVIDATHERQPIPVLVDAPELRVRVDRERLLMVMVHLVRNAQDATSADGSVTLVARKEGINAIIEVSDNGSGMSPDFIRERLFVPFDTTKGVKGMGIGVYQAREFVQSVGGELQVDSEVGAGSTFRLVMPLAEHSD
- the prsR gene encoding PEP-CTERM-box response regulator transcription factor; its protein translation is MTANRKLLVVEDDPGIQSQLKWCFEDYEVIFAADRESAINEIRRHEPPVILQDLGLPPDAEGVSEGLATLDETLRIAPHTKVIVVTGNGDTNNAVNAVAAGAYDFYSKPIDTDVLLLLVQRAFHIYELEQQHRNLMNTTDYYALEGIIATSDTMLKVCRLIEKVAPTNVTTLLLGESGTGKELLARAVHSLSPRKKEPFVAINCAAIPENLLESELFGYEKGAFTGAAKRTEGKIEFANGGTLFLDEIGDMPMQLQAKLLRFLQERVVERIGGRTEIPVDVRVVCATNQNLQTCISDGRFREDLFYRISEVTCNIPPLREREGDPVILARVFLQKFAERHGRPIRGFTQDANNAIEAYDWPGNVRELENKINGAVIMADGKQVDADDLGLLVQEAGPDQPLNLRAVRQAAELKALRQSLARTDGNISKAAELLGITRPTFYDLMQRHGMGDNNSS
- the prsT gene encoding XrtA/PEP-CTERM system TPR-repeat protein PrsT encodes the protein MNRVRKLISGAVLLMLIGVASGCGESKTEEQRMADAAVAYENGQYRAALIELKNVLQENPNNKDARVLLANTSIKIGDADSAAKELERAARLGATPQEIYALQQRTWLKLGSFQELIDNFSDVKASGDEERAEMQLLFAKAQNGLGNTDIAQQRYRALADSDANPRWRSEALIGLSLLARTEGNVEQAIALGEQALALYPESASAPIALGQIAISQARFDDAYAFFKQGQEAAGLTEEERFLMLSGELEASIGTGDIETSKEVANRLFAFAPEHPITSYLLARVAYIAGDKELAFESTQKVLSKYPNFIPAQFLQGALSLERGENPQAEMFLSNVVAAQPNNFEARKLLAESNIRLGNASQAAQILRDGIALGPGAEELMSMLGRVNIRLDNSSDNIAQLEQSLERNPDNEQTRLTLIAAYIAAGRADEALALSESSTSEAVTPERQATIKFIAALQAKDRQAANAQADIILSTWPDNPRTHNMIASWYLSEGMIVKARSTLENAFARNPDFTGLLTNLAKLDAQEGKIADTKTRYEDFLSRNPDNVDAWVSFASIYMVEGDEQGALDVLKRARAAAPNEYMPLAVQTRVLLTFNRVQEALEVAEQAATQFESVAVTQFIYGRALFEAQQYDLALEFIKKADSLRPGDPEIVTYRARTQARMQRFAQAKKSYEELWALVPGTIEAAQSIALLELRSGNTAAANEMLDALKEARPDDVRVMIVEGDIKAESGNFRDAYRLYDQAYAKRPSLDLTLKLDRAAARMGQDGLPVIERWLNQAPEDVAARLVYAQRLQQLGRSNDSIRQYEAVIQQRSDDAIALNNLAWLYFESGASDTQGRAIELAERAYNLLPNNPQIADTYGWILFRSGEVAESLRVLGLAESAARDQGVPDARDIAYHYAAALNESGDRSRARQTLRTILSDESPFQSRESAQQLFDSLARP